One Takifugu rubripes chromosome 19, fTakRub1.2, whole genome shotgun sequence genomic window carries:
- the dido1 gene encoding death-inducer obliterator 1 isoform X1 produces the protein MPVETAADSPESRYPVRRSGRQAKRTDKLEEFLSSAKRGSRKSGEPLLQTPTDAETASEASLDGNPDFKNEEDKEESPERRTRSSARKQQQKSQGGRQTRGGGRVTVKDEESSENEDDDKDAATEDHKGDKKEEECSVNVGDTRRAQSQPEMDSTQSGGVEQKNEHDDENIKEQIKKEAEKDTNQDGTEKTVVGLVKRGPLRTYVNKKKVANKNTSLVKAPASKTTTSIKRETRAKSPQGSGKIQTRQRCNDEEEEEDDEDEEDDDDDDDDDDDSSTSSSSESDSGYDPNALYCICRQKHNKRFMICCDRCEEWFHGDCVGITEARGRLMERNGEDYICPNCTTKKNQLVRPATSNLSASLAIGKPRVGVGPAAASAAVGSVSAEKANSLGDQSPVGAAFSTGAGSDDMGIKGRIEKATNPTGKKKIKIFQPQPLEPKGQKLPVEKKAAEQKPVQDTEPKVASNVEVKTTPTGEAPEEKVVEKPGEEASLPKCIGPGCENDAQPDSVYCGNDCILRHAAAAMKSISDDKEPGQDKVKPEKTKSTPKKSSHGGKKTQKMSSEESGSEEEHSPDPDEEDEHAVEERPPPNTASWSSDHNYIAVAAEKTTPISATVLNRKSPAKEEKEAAPEKSPEKPASATPVKGNKKAPITKAAKVSLRDRKQSHHSSSKKPVTPHNKTSSKTKKLASSTSKPQSSFPPGPIHITGALRVTKSNFTIPKKQPQQKDASSESHSSSRVPSSQAFSASSSHSSSRPHSASSVPPASPVPPPPNNQMRQNIRRSLTDILYKRVSDSDDLKMTESEVGRLAFAIEKEMFNLCLNTDSKYKNKYRSLMFNLKDPKNKGLFYRVIGGDVTPFRLVRLSAEELLSKEMSEWRKPDAPEERGSGMRAHSGHSKQGRHSGTHSMDVDDVPPASDADVCIPAASSSARMASAPDQDETPVSSAQASAVERNSSSMPDIFSSMLKDTTSEHRTHLFDLNCKICTGQKSEDEYAAKKMKLTKKPEMKSPRQELHSSRSGDAQPQVTATYQHQDPLAYQPALAPSSQANTDAAVPDSVPQLNQDFSKLPPLAPITSTVSSITNTRRDPRMARHSAAVTVSYTPPEKPTNSMLDPLSAPTAAPAPSELGSKLPLPMPPAPPTSVPVSKPAKTSTIEPSAEGETAIFLHGQEKIWKGLIYMQSVAKFVTKAYLVSGSFDHLKEDLPDTIHIGGRISPSTVWDYVGKLKTSLSKELCLIRFHPATEEEEVAYVSLFSYFSSRQRFGVVANNNRRIKDLYLIPLGSKDPLPSNLLPFDGPGLEPARPNILLGLLICQKDRKRVAAPLEMEEKRSKIQAKDVEDTGPPKAPSARTERGTRQSLEIPFSTTPPGSPPSSSSDTSSSSVTTSSVFSILSSVKAPVAMAATAGRDSPSSSTSVNVSSATATPLQTILKKLFGTKKQDSEASNSPSDQGGELSIPAATMLDPIVRQFAQSSDDKHIEEDEDDRPYDPEEEYDPRRGFNMPKKSAELLSKSELSQKPEVSEGEDVAYDPEDDSIFDDVKASAADQAKSAIEPIADPQKILESLKQIGDGALQKQREQEMTTVTPLSIPETLLSQPSKSLLASTQLLQLGKKVEELVKSSSTSPLINQRRDPRQSRDPRQSLTGKTSNDEPEVKEEEAPAVVPDVSQPADPEPQLVTPAEVTDGSNNSEAAKPEESMKHEILPFNESNKVEVSIPLLGEELHPDMEVNYLVDKEEKMEEDEPVKAEAELDKYSIWPNAASILKVEECENEENSCNTPTTSYYNEPVNTSAITSAIPVLAQSTQMVESQPHHLQHHMSASGFDNKYGPPADVPPPSNYPPPAHSLPGQNTAMRPLPISMPPPMQGLPPMSGPPHMQGPPLPIRVPPPVHNLPSIPADNNQQYGPPPAIYPPYQNQWPGTQPPPQQPPPGPPLQNIMPLRGPPPPPFPPVAPRGPTPQMFDHSIPPQHAGQQAPPSGPPLGLPPPPVFDGQTSLPPPRFSGLPPPFNFSANRGPPPPFTGPPPPQFGSRIPPPSPFPGPRGPPPSQYGGHATPPSMVDQHKDSSFSLNADQNANPHHIFKDNQGPPPGPVYRGPPPNQYEDRRGPPSSGEMSGPHFNPHSQYGSRPHPSPPHRGSFDEHRVPAPHEGRAHHFGGSEQYRFDRLSEEVRPVRHSGALLPTPPEALGSARAQSPDRHRDDHWRRRSPEIRRRSSTNREDAEVHSGERFSRFESHREPASAPLQPSEERTREASEDRRRERDREAHSGRPPWDRNQVKRWSRDRDRSKEKERERERSRERERSRGKEGERHRETEGERHRDQDAEKRRDRDRDRDRTRDSDRRDHDRDRGRNRDREREREREREKRRERSRSKERDRDRDRDRDRGKDRGRDRDRDRDRDRDRERDRDRERDRDRDRERDRDRDREKDKERDRRDGSRSKEKREEKKDKHSTSKEGEKPAENAKSVSSEK, from the exons GTGGCAGACAGACTCGGGGAGGCGGTAGAGTGACGGTCAAGGACGAAGAAAGCTCCGAGAATGAGGACGATGACAAAGATGCTGCCACTGAGGACCACAAAGGagataaaaaagaggaagagtgtTCTGTAAATGTGGGGGACACGAGAAGGGCACAGTCGCAACCAGAGATGGACTCTACTCAGAGTGGGGGGGTTGAGCAGAAGAATGAACATGACGATGAGAATATCAAAGAACAAATAAAGAAGGAAGCCGAAAAAGACACGAACCAAGATGGTACCGAAAAGACTGTTGTGGGTTTGGTAAAACGTGGACCACTAAGAACTTAtgttaataaaaagaaagtaGCCAATAAGAACACATCTTTAGTGAAAGCTCCAGCCAGCAAGACCACTACTTCCATCAAGAGAGAGACCAGGGCCAAGTCTCCCCAGGGTTCTGGAAAGATACAGACACGCCAGAGATGTaatgacgaggaggaagaggaggatgacgaagatgaagaggacgacgatgatgatgatgacgacgacgacgactcTTCTACTTCATCGTCCTCCGAGTCGGACAGTGGCTACGACCCCAACGCGCTTTATTGCATCTGTCGGCAGAAACATAATAAAAG ATTTATGATTTGTTGCGATCGCTGTGAGGAGTGGTTCCATGGAGACTGTGTGGGCATCACGGAGGCCCGCGGCCGCTTGATGGAGCGAAATGGCGAAGACTATATCTGTCCCAACTGCACCACCAAGAAAAACCAGCTGGTCAGACCTGCTACATCAAACCTTTCTGCAAGCCTGGCGATCGGGAAGCCCAGAGTCGGAGTTGGTCCAGCAGCggcatctgctgctgttggttctGTCTCAGCCGAGAAGGCAAACAGTCTCGGAGATCAGTCACCTGTCGGAGCAGCGTTCTCCACAGGGGCGGGAAGTGACGATATGGGCATCAAAGGCAGGATAGAGAAAGCCACTAATCCAACCGGGAAAAAGAAGATTAAAATCTTTCAGCCG CAACCACTTGAACCAAAAGGTCAGAAACTGCCAGTGGAAAAGAAGGCAGCGGAGCAGAAACCAGTACAGGACACGGAGCCGAAAGTGGCATCAAATGTAGAAGTAAAAACGACACCAACGGGGGAAGCGCCCGAGGAAAAGGTCGTGGAGAAGCCCGGCGAGGAGGCTTCCCTTCCCAAGTGCATCGGCCCAGGCTGCGAGAACGATGCCCAGCCAGACTCTGTCTACTGTGGCAACGACTGCATCCTGAGACACGCCGCAGCGGCCATGAAGTCCATCAGTGACGACAAGGAGCCCGGACAGGACAAAGTCAAGCCTGAGAAAACCAAGTCTACACCAAAG AAGAGCAGTCATGGTGGGAAGAAGACGCAGAAAATGTCGTCGGAAGAGTCGGGCAGCGAGGAAGAACACAGCCCCGATCCAGACGAGGAAGACGAGCACGCCGTGGAAGAACGGCCCCCGCCAAATACTGCATCCTGGTCCAGCGACCATAATTACATTGCAGTAGCAGCAGAAAAGACTACACCCATATCAGCTACAGTGTTAAACAGAAAGT CCCCTgcaaaagaggagaaggaagcagcacCTGAAAAGAGCCCAGAGAAACCCGCTTCTGCAACACCAGTCAAAGGAAACAAGAAGGCTCCCATCACTAAAGCAGCCAAGGTTTCCCTCAGAGACAGGAAGCAGTCACATCATTCAAGCTCCAAGAAACCCGTCACCCCCCACAATAAAACTTCTTCAAAGACGAAGAAATTAGCCTCTTCGACTTCAAAGCCCCAATCTTCCTTCCCTCCCGGCCCCATCCACATTACTGGAGCTCTCAGAGTCACCAAGTCCAACTTCACTATTCCCAAGAAGCAGCCACAGCAAAAAGACGCTTCATCCGAGAGTcactcctcctccagagtcCCATCATCTCAGgccttctctgcttcctccagtCATTCCTCATCCAGACCTCACTCGGCTTCCTCGGTACCACCTGCATCACCTGTGCCCCCACCACCAAACAACCAGATGAGACAGAACATCCGCCGCTCACTGACAGACATCCTGTATAAGAG GGTGAGCGACAGTGATGATCTGAAAATGACTGAGAGCGAGGTGGGAAGACTGGCCTTTGCCATTGAAAAGGAAATGTTCAACCTCTGCCTTAACACTGACAGCAAGTACAAAAATAAGTACAGGTCCTTGATGTTCAACCTGAAAGATCCTAAAAACAAA GGGTTGTTCTACAGGGTGATCGGTGGTGACGTGACTCCTTTCAGACTAGTGCGACTCAGTGCCGAAGAGCTGCTGTCTAAAGAGATGTCGGAATGGAGGAAGCCAGATGCTCCTGAG GAGCGTGGCTCTGGTATGAGGGCTCATTCTGGACACTCCAAACAGGGCAGACACTCTGGCACACACAGCATGGATGTGGATGATGTCCCACCAGCGTCTGATGCAGATGTATGTATTCCTGCTGCCTCTTCGTCTGCTCGCATGGCTTCTGCTCCT GACCAGGATGAAACTCCAGTCAGTTCAGCTCAAGCCTCCGCTGTGgaaagaaacagcagcagtaTGCCAGATATTTTCAGTTCCATGCTCAAAGACACCACTTCTGAACACAGGACTCACCTGTTTGACCTCAATTGTAAAATATGCACAG GTCAAAAGAGTGAAGATGAATATGCTGCTAAGAAAATGAAGCTAACCAAGAAACCTGAAATGAAGTCACCACGACAGGAACTCCATTCATCCAGGTCCGGGGACGCCCAACCACAGGTCACCGCAACATACCAGCACCAGGATCCTTTAGCCTACCAACCAGCACTCGCACCATCCAGTCAAGCAAACACGGATGCGGCTGTGCCAGACTCGGTGCCACAGTTGAATCAGGACTTCAGTAAACTGCCCCCTCTTGCCCCCATCACTTCCACAGTGTCTTCCATCACCAACACCCGCAGAGATCCACGCATGGCTCGGCACAGTGCTGCTGTGACGGTTAGCTACACTCCTCCAGAAAAGCCCACAAACAGCATGTTGGACCCGCTCTCGGCTCCCACAGCTGCTCCCGCTCCATCAGAGCTTGGATCCAAGTTGCCGCTGCCGATGCCTCCAGCCCCACCAACTTCAGTACCTGTGTCCAAACCAGCAAAAACAAG CACAATTGAGCCTTCTGCTGAAGGTGAAACTGCAATCTTCCTCCATGGTCAGGAGAAGATTTGGAAAGGACTTATTTATATGCAGTCGGTAGCCAAGTTTGTGACCAAAGCTTATCTGGTGTCTGGATCCTTTGATCACCTGAAGGAG GATTTGCCTGACACCATTCACATCGGAGGACGCATATCACCGAGCACCGTGTGGGACTATGTTGGAAAGCTGAAAACCTCCCTCTCCAAG GAACTGTGTCTGATCCGTTTTCACCCAgctacagaggaggaggaggtggcataTGTCTCCCTGTTCTCTTACTTTAGCAGTAGACAGCGATTTGGTGTGGTGGCTAACAACAATCGGCGCATCAAAGACCTCTATCTCATTCCACTGGGCTCCAAAGATCCATTACCCTCCAATCTTTTACCATTTGATGGACCAG GGCTGGAACCAGCTCGTCCCAACATTCTTTTGGGCCTGCTAATCTGCCAGAAGGACAGGAAGCGTGTTGCAGCTCCActggaaatggaagaaaagcGTTCCAAGATTCAAGCTAAAGACGTTGAAGACACTGGCCCGCCAAAGGCGCCTTCTGCCAGGACAGAACGAGGCACTCGGCAAAGTCTGGAAATTCCCTTTAGCACGACACCTCCGGGGTCCCCTCCGTCCAGCTCTTCTGACACTTCAAGCAGCAGTGTGaccacctcctctgtcttttccATTTTGTCATCTGTAAAAGCCCCCGTCGCCATGGCCGCCACTGCTGGAAGGGACTCCCCATCTTCATCCACCTCGGTCAATGTCTCCTCCGCGACTGCAACGCCCCTTCAGACCATCCTGAAAAAACTCTTCGggacaaaaaaacaagattcaGAAGCTTCCAACTCTCCATCTGATCAGGGCGGCGAACTCTCCATCCCAGCTGCTACAATGCTTGACCCGATTGTGCGACAGTTTGCACAAAGTTCTGATGATAAGCACatagaggaggatgaagatgacagACCATATGATCCAGAGGAGGAATATGATCCCAGGAGGGGTTTCAATATGCCTAAGAAATCTGCTGAATTACTGAGCAAGTCTGAGCTCTCACAGAAGCCCGAGGTGTCTGAAGGTGAAGATGTGGCGTATGACCCAGAGGATGACTCCATTTTTGATGATGTcaaagcttcagcagcagaccaAGCTAAATCTGCAATTGAGCCCATAGCCGATCCACAGAAGATCTTGGAAAGCCTCAAACAGATTGGAGATGGAGCATtgcagaaacagagagaacagGAAATGACTACTGTGACTCCTTTGTCGATTCCAGAAACACTTTTAAGTCAACCTTCCAAATCGCTTTTGGCGAGTactcagctgctccagctcgGCAAAAAGGTTGAGGAGCTGGTGAAGTCGTCTTCAACCAGCCCCTTGATCAACCAGAGGAGAGATCCGCGACAGAGCAGGGACCCTCGTCAGTCTCTAACAGGCAAAACATCAAATGATGAACCTGAAGTTAAAGAAGAGGAGGCTCCTGCTGTGGTGCCTGATGTTTCTCAACCTGCTGACCCAGAGCCTCAGCTGGTAACTCCAGCTGAGGTGACAGATGGCTCAAATAATTCAGAAGCAGCAAAGCCAGAAGAGTCAATGAAACATGAGATTCTACCTTTCAATGAGTCCAACAAGGTGGAGGTATCGATTCCATTATTAGGAGAGGAGTTGCACCCCGATATGGAGGTCAATTACCTGGTtgacaaagaggagaaaatggaggaagacGAGCCGgtcaaagcagaagcagaactggACAAGTACAGTATTTGGCCAAATGCAGCAAGTATTTTAAAAGTTGAGGAGTGTGAGAATGAAGAGAATAGCTGCAATACTCCAACCACTAGTTATTATAACGAGCCCGTCAACACCTCCGCAATAACCTCAGCAATCCCGGTCCTCGCCCAGAGCACGCAAATGGTTGAGAGTCAGCCCCACCACCTGCAGCATCACATGTCAGCATCAGGCTTTGATAATAAATATGGGCCTCCAGCTGATGTTCCTCCACCATCCAACTACCCCCCACCCGCCCACTCATTGCCAGGACAAAATACAGCTATGAGACCCCTACCAATATCAATGCCACCCCCCATGCAGGGTCTTCCACCCATGTCAGGCCCCCCTCACATGCAGGGACCGCCTCTACCCATCCGTGTTCCTCCCCCTGTCCATAATCTTCCATCCATCCCCGCTGATAACAACCAGCAATATGGTCCACCTCCAGCTATATATCCCCCCTATCAGAACCAGTGGCCAGGGACACAACCACCACCCCAGCAGCCGCCCCCTGGACCACCACTTCAGAATATCATGCCACTCAGAGGGCCGCCACCACCACCGTTTCCTCCAGTGGCACCAAGAGGACCCACTCCTCAAATGTTTGATCATTCCATTCCTCCTCAGCACGCTGGACAACAAGCTCCTCCGTCAGGCCCCCCTCTCggcctccccccacctcctgtTTTTGATGGGCAGACTAGTTTACCCCCACCACGATTCTCCGGCCTTCCACCACCATTTAATTTCTCTGCAAACagaggtcctcctccacctttcaCGGGTCCGCCGCCTCCTCAGTTCGGTAGCAGAattcctcctccatccccttTCCCCGGCCCGAGGGGTCCACCACCGTCTCAGTATGGTGGCCACGCCACTCCACCCTCAATGGTCGACCAACATAAAGACAGCTCTTTCAGTTTAAATGCAGACCAGAATGCAAATCCTCACCATATTTTCAAAGATAATCAAGGTCCTCCACCGGGTCCGGTGTACCGTGGACCTCCGCCTAATCAGTACGAGGACAGAAGAGGCCCACCCTCCAGTGGTGAGATGAGCGGCCCGCATTTTAATCCACATAGCCAGTACGGCTCCAGGCCGCATCCCTCGCCACCGCACCGAGGGTCGTTTGATGAGCACAGAGTTCCTGCTCCTCATGAAGGTCGAGCTCATCATTTTGGAGGATCTGAGCAGTACCGCTTCGATAGGCTGTCTGAAGAGGTTAGACCTGTCCGCCACAGTGGGGCCTTACTGCCAACTCCTCCAGAGGCTTTAGGCTCTGCAAGAGCTCAAAGCCCAGACCGACACAGGGATGACCATTGGCGGCGGCGCTCTCCCGAAAtacggaggaggagcagcaccaaCCGAGAGGACGCAGAAGTCCACAGTGGAGAGCGCTTTAGTCGGTTTGAAAGCCACAGAGAACCTGCTTCGGCACCTTTGCAACCCTCCGAAGAGAGAACAAGGGAGGCGTCCGAGGACCGCAGGAGGGAAAGAGACCGGGAAGCCCACAGTGGCAGACCGCCATGGGACAGGAACCAGGTCAAGCGCTGGAGCAGAGATCGCGATCGGAGCAAAGAAAAAGAGCGCGAGCGAGAGCGCAGCCGAGAAAGGGAGCGCAGCAGGGGGAAGGAGGGCGAGAGGCACcgggagacggagggagagcgACACAGAGATCAAGatgcagagaaaaggagagatcgggacagagacagagacagaaccaGAGATTCTGACAGGAGGGATCATGACCGCGACAGAGGAAGAAACCGCGACCGTGAGCGggaacgagagagagagcgagaaaagAGACGCGAGCGATCCAGAAGCAAGGAgcgggacagggacagagacagagacagagaccgcGGGAAAGACCGGGGACGAGATAGAGATAGAGACCGAGACCGTGACCGTGACCGTGAGAGAGATAGGGACAGGGAGCGGGACAGAGACCGAGatagggagagggacagggacagggacagggaaaaagacaaagagagggaTCGTCGCGATGGGAGCAGAAGCAAAGAAAagcgagaggagaaaaaagacaaacataGTACATCcaaggagggggaaaaacctgcagaaaatgCAAAAAGCGTGTCCTCTGAGAAATGA